Proteins encoded together in one Ogataea parapolymorpha DL-1 chromosome III, whole genome shotgun sequence window:
- a CDS encoding Malate dehydrogenase, mitochondrial — MFAKFATRQFSSTASSAYKVSILGAAGGIGQPLSLLMKLNHKVTKLSLYDLRLGAGVATDISHIPTNSVVKGYGPEDDGLSKALEGADVVLIPAGVPRKPGMTRDDLFNTNASIVRDLAKACADHCPNAAICVISNPVNSTVPIVAEVLKSKNVYNPKKLFGVTTLDVLRASRFLSEVVGTNPVHEHVTVVGGHSGITIVPLISQTNHKNLPKETYDALVHRIQFGGDEVVQAKGGAGSATLSMAQAGARFASAVLDGLAGEKDVVEPAFVDSPLFKNEGVEFFSSKVTLGVDGIKHIHGLGELTNAEQEMINTAKETLVKNIEKGVNFVKQNP; from the coding sequence ATGTTTGCTAAATTCGCTACTAGACAGTTCTCCTCCACTGCCTCCTCCGCTTACAAGGTGTCCATTCTGGGCGCCGCCGGTGGTATTGGCCAGCCATTGTCCCTGCTGATGAAACTCAACCACAAGGTCACCAAGCTCTCCTTGTACGACCTTAGATTGGGTGCCGGTGTCGCCACTGACATTTCCCACATCCCAACCAACTCCGTAGTCAAGGGATACGGTCCAGAAGACGACGGGCTCTCGAAGGCATTGGAAGGCGCCGATGTGGTTCTGATCCCAGCCGGTGTCCCTAGAAAGCCGGGCATGACCAGAGACGACCTGTTCAACACCAACGCCTCGATTGTTAGAGACCTTGCTAAGGCCTGTGCTGACCACTGTCCAAACGCTGCCATCTGTGTGATCTCAAACCCTGTCAACTCGACCGTTCCTATTGTCGCCGAGGTgctcaagtccaagaacGTCTACAACCCAaagaagctgtttggtgTTACCACCTTGGACGTGCTGAGAGCCTCTAGATTTTTGTCGGAAGTCGTCGGAACCAACCCTGTCCACGAGCACGTCACTGTTGTTGGCGGCCACTCCGGAATCACCATTGTTCCGCTGATCTCCCAGACCAACCACAAGAACCTGCCAAAAGAGACCTACGACGCTCTGGTCCACAGAATCCAGTTCGGCGGTGACGAAGTTGTCCAGGCCAAGGGTGGTGCTGGTTCTGCTACCTTGTCTATGGCTCAGGCCGGTGCTAGATTTGCCTCTGCCGTGCTGGACGGTCTTGCCGGCGAGAAAGATGTTGTTGAGCCTGCCTTTGTCGACTCTCCActgttcaagaacgaggGTGTCGAGTTCTTCTCGTCCAAGGTCACTCTGGGTGTTGACGGTATCAAGCACATCCACGGTCTTGGCGAGCTCACTAACGCCGAGCAGGAGATGATCAACACCGCCAAGGAGACTCTTGTCAAGAACATCGAGAAGGGTGTTAACTTCGTCAAGCAAAACCCATAA
- a CDS encoding Integral membrane protein localized to late Golgi vesicles along with the v-SNARE Tlg2p: MAFTDYIRISGFAQDMKSMNFSLYGQWIGIVLIFLSIALGIANIFHFNIVIVFAILAIIQGIILAFVEVPFLLKIFRVPDWFIRGVQTLDQNMYRVLFYVIMAVIQWLSITCMSTSLIALAALMTIAAICYAVAGVMKQEFHKSNVVASVDVSEMPIDAQIRQAL; the protein is encoded by the exons ATGGCTTTTACAGACTATATTAGGATCAGCGGATTCGCTCAGGACATGAAGTCCATGAATTTCAG TCTCTACGGCCAATGGATAGGCATTGTGCTGATATTTCTGTCGATTGCCCTGGGCATCGCCAACATCTTCCACTTCAACATTGTGATTGTGTTTGCCATTCTGGCCATCATCCAGGGCATAATCCTGGCATTTGTGGAGGTGCCGTTCCTGCTCAAGATTTTCCGGGTGCCTGATTGGTTCATCCGCGGGGTTCAGACGCTGGACCAGAACATGTACAGGGTGCTGTTCTACGTGATAATGGCGGTGATCCAGTGGCTGAGCATCACGTGCATGTCGACGTCGCTGATCGCGCTGGCGGCGCTGATGACGATCGCGGCGATCTGCTACGCGGTGGCTGGCGTGATGAAGCAGGAGTTCCACAAGTCCAACGTGGTGGCCAGCGTCGACGTGAGCGAGAtgccgatcgacgcacAGATCAGACAGGCGTTGTGA
- a CDS encoding putative RING finger protein C2F3.16, translating to MGLRSEQASSPPSDSDSQSDSDSITETLEQVGRLAFPTFSITPHLPTLPKLAALKRDYNTTSLGRKLAELNMKKDELARIYTQLSESLTDVVNSNLDYPVEDLHDPGGVEVLQEPEETVSLVKDRLASYDHLTYLTFEQFNDQAFLRRRIKEILSLDLLPLDQRFLIQKLMSRSYLEKQRYERAEADEPDNEAGRDEVVLGPRDLEPTYYNAEENMLGCAHYQRNCKVECPTCRKWYTCRFCHDQEVQSHQLQRSRIKHVLCMFCNTPQLAQHFCVNCNRKLSEYYCDTCKLFDNDQLKNIYHCDDCGICRLGLGINQDYFHCKNCNTCISIELQENHKCIENSTHSNCPICDEYMFSSTKKVVFMLCGHPIHQGCYDEFTKHSYKCPICSRTIVNMERQFRVLDKEIGATKMPDGMAAWTSVVKCVDCGGKSRVPYHYLGLKCDHCQSYNTMQLQLLKSDKDETDDGVETATDEKQLITHSLNDNFQFDDRLELPGAQLTGGANIEDSDSEDDYVDNFVRVINNFESYSTISDAFKDWINASKRKVNAM from the coding sequence ATGGGTTTACGCTCAGAGCAGGCCAGCAGTCCCCCCTCCGACTCCGACTCCCAGTCCGACTCGGACTCCATCACCGAGACGCTCGAGCAGGTTGGCAGGCTCGCGTTTCCCACGTTCTCGATCACCCCCCATTTGCCAACGTTGCCCAAGCTGGCAGCCCTGAAAAGAGACTACAACACCACGTCGCTCGGGCGCAAGCTGGCAGAGCTCAACATGAAAAAGGACGAGCTTGCGCGAATATACACCCAGCTGAGCGAGTCGCTGACCGACGTGGTAAACTCCAACCTCGACTACCCCGTGGAGGACCTACATGACCCCGGGGGAGTAGAGGTTTTGCAGGAGCCCGAGGAGACGGTATCGCTCGTGAAGGACCGGCTTGCCAGCTACGACCACCTCACGTACCTGACTTTTGAGCAGTTCAACGACCAGGCGTTTTTGCGGCGGCgcatcaaggagatcctGAGCTTGGACTTGCTGCCGCTGGACCAGCGgtttttgatccagaaactcaTGTCGCGCTcgtatttggaaaaacagcgGTACGAGCGCGCAGAGGCCGACGAGCCCGACAACGAGGCCGGCAGAGACGAGGTGGTGCTCGGGCCACGCGATCTCGAGCCCACGTACTACAACGCCGAGGAAAACATGCTTGGTTGTGCACACTACCAGCGCAACTGCAAGGTGGAGTGTCCGACGTGTCGCAAGTGGTACACCTGTCGTTTCTGCCACGACCAGGAGGTGCAGTCGCACCAGTTGCAACGGAGCCGGATCAAACACGTTCTGTGCATGTTTTGCAACACGCCGCAGCTGGCACAGCACTTTTGCGTCAACTGCAACCGCAAACTGAGCGAATACTACTGCGACACGTGCAAACTGTTCGACAACgaccagctgaaaaacatctACCACTGCGACGACTGCGGGATCTGTCGTCTCGGGCTTGGCATCAACCAGGACTATTTCCACTGCAAAAACTGCAACACGTGCATTTCGATCGAGTTGCAAGAGAACCACAAGTGCATCGAGAACTCGACACACTCCAACTGCCCGATCTGCGACGAGTACATGTTCAGCTCGACCAAGAAGGTGGTGTTCATGCTGTGCGGCCATCCGATCCACCAGGGCTGCTACGACGAGTTCACGAAGCACTCGTACAAATGTCCGATCTGCTCGCGCACGATCGTCAACATGGAGCGGCAGTTCCgcgtgctggacaaggagaTCGGCGCGACAAAGATGCCCGACGGCATGGCCGCGTGGACGAGCGTGGTCAAGTGTGTCGACTGCGGCGGCAAGTCGCGCGTTCCGTACCATTATTTGGGGCTGAAATGCGACCATTGCCAGAGCTACAACACGATGCAgttgcagctgctcaagtcgGACAAAGATGAGACGGACGACGGCGTCGAGACCGCCACAGACGAGAAACAACTCATCACACACTCGCTGAACGATAACTTCCAGTTCGACGACAGACTCGAGTTGCCCGGCGCGCAGCTGACGGGCGGCGCCAACATCGAggactcggactcggaGGACGACTACGTGGACAACTTTGTGCGCGTGATCAACAACTTCGAAAGCTACTCCACCATCAGCGACGCGTTCAAAGACTGGATCAATGCGTCGAAACGCAAGGTTAATGCTATGTAG
- a CDS encoding Target of rapamycin complex 2 subunit AVO2, producing MIDPSVRLRNAIVDGQLPIVVRLLNRYPDLLDNIDPANGWSNLHYAAYHDRLEICDLLLRRIADRARGPTAGVYRAARHTPPPRSYAQITSEDEIKLTFQHDTVIHTACSNNAHRSLELLLEYFSVCIDQRGHHGYTASHVCCVANFPLCLSVLLENGAYPNIQDDDGNSPLHLALQYGALDCIDLLVAYKADGQLLNNAGWKPEELAYDFEVQSRYKAMQTHPPAVAALPALASQPSGTPGPLNAKVSLPSIQHRKFSLSSHTSSDSDTDEPYPGDSNSMSTSSSLRITRDPSPVCGMVQGASSSNSLASVHEHGPGLARKAPPMPIVVPALGGSSGSSTPPRKLSNPPPASVTSSLSTQSPGSKRSSMSMRNFRSNSQTSESSPMKLQNRLFSRPHAQSSPVVPENQRMPTPTSTDADDAASKLSNFRLQNENRLKLGMKLDSMMRSQESLAQEAASEPAVPRVMRSKTEPAADHTQKRSRILSIPIASLRSRKN from the coding sequence ATGATCGACCCGAGTGTGCGACTGCGCAACGCCATCGTCGACGGCCAGCTTCCGATCGTTGTGCGCTTGCTCAACCGGTACCCGGACCTGCTTGACAACATAGACCCGGCCAACGGGTGGTCGAACCTCCATTATGCCGCGTACCACGACCGGCTCGAGATATgcgacctgctgctgcgACGGATCGCAGACCGCGCGCGCGGGCCCACAGCGGGCGTGTACAGGGCCGCACGGCATACGCCGCCGCCGCGCTCTTATGCCCAGATCACCAGCGAAGATGAGATAAAGCTCACGTTTCAGCACGATACCGTGATCCATACCGCCTGCTCCAATAACGCCCACCGCAGCCTcgaactgctgctggagtaTTTCAGCGTGTGCATCGACCAGCGCGGCCACCATGGCTATACTGCGTCGCACGTGTGCTGCGTGGCGAACTTCCCGCTCTGTTTGagcgtgctgctggagaacgGCGCGTACCCCAACAtccaggacgacgacggcaacAGCCCGCTGCATCTGGCGTTGCAGTACGGCGCACTGGACTGCATCGACCTGTTGGTCGCGTACAAGGCGGACGGACAGCTCTTGAACAACGCGGGCTGGAAGCCGGAGGAACTGGCGTACGATTTCGAGGTCCAGTCCCGGTACAAGGCCATGCAGACACACCCGCCCGCGGTTGCAGCCTTGCCCGCGCTGGCGAGCCAGCCCAGCGGCACGCCGGGCCCGCTCAATGCCAAGGTCTCGCTGCCGTCGATCCAGCACCGCAAATTCTCGCTCTCGTCGCACACTTCGTCCGACAGCGACACAGACGAGCCGTACCCGGGCGACAGCAACTCTatgtcgacgtcgtcgtcgctcagAATCACCAGAGACCCGTCGCCCGTGTGCGGCATGGTTCAGGGGGCGTCGAGCTCGAACAGCCTGGCGAGCGTGCACGAGCACGGGCCGGGACTCGCGCGCAAGGCGCCGCCGATGCCGATTGTGGTGCCCGCGCTGGGCGGGTCGAGCGGGTCGTCGACGCCGCCGCGCAAACTGTCCAACCCGCCGCCCGCGTCGGTGAcgtcgtcgctcagcaCGCAGTCGCCCGGCTCGAAACGCTCCTCGATGAGCATGCGCAATTTCCGCTCGAACTCGCAGACGTCGGAGTCATCGCCGATGAAACTGCAAAACCGGCTGTTCTCGCGGCCGCACGCGCAGAGCTCGCCCGTGGTGCCCGAGAACCAGCGCATGCCGACACCGACGTCGACCGACGCGGACGACGCCGCGTCGAAACTGAGCAACTTCCGGCTCCAGAACGAGAACCGTCTCAAACTCGGGATGAAGCTGGACAGCATGATGCGGTCGCAGGAGAGTTTGGCTCAGGAGGCTGCCAGCGAGCCCGCCGTGCCGCGCGTGATGCGCTCCAAAACAGAGCCCGCCGCCGACCATACCCAGAAACGGTCGCGCATCTTATCGATCCCGATCGCAAGTTTACGTTCGAGAAAAAATTAG
- a CDS encoding Transcriptional regulator CRZ1: MLMMSANNTPPNALSTTMAAYERQPALANTPEDRSQKVRLPSINKLFPRQEQPPDPVFQPAQHYVHTPRVPAVFPGPYASPPSQPVVYTAPTMFPMPQPVAPAAVAMSPSESQDSVPSPTRRQSVSRDSRFKCDQCHKSYTRKHNLISHKLSVHEKEKLFGCTECQVKFSRSSDLSRHTKEQHSSIVKPFVCGGVNPDGTAWGCGKRFYRKDQLKSHLNTTKAGYKCLRRNFAIMMVPGEPDPASLYGL, encoded by the coding sequence atgttgatgatgtccGCCAACAACACACCGCCGAACGCGCTCAGCACGACTATGGCGGCCTACGAGCGACAGCCTGCCCTGGCCAATACCCCTGAAGACCGCTCCCAGAAAGTCAGGTTGCCcagcatcaacaagctgttcCCGCGCCAAGAACAGCCGCCAGACCCCGTGTTCCAGCCCGCACAGCACTACGTCCACACCCCGCGCGTGCCTGCCGTGTTCCCTGGACCGTACGCATCGCCTCCCTCGCAGCCCGTCGTGTACACGGCGCCGACCATGTTCCCGATGCCGCAGCCCGTTGCGCCGGCGGCCGTGGCCATGAGCCCGTCCGAGTCGCAGGACTCGGTGCCTTCCCCGACGAGACGCCAGTCGGTCTCGCGAGACAGCCGTTTCAAATGCGACCAGTGCCATAAATCGTACACAAGAAAACACAACCTGATATCCCACAAACTGAGCGTGCATgagaaggaaaagctgtttggctGCACAGAATGCCAGGTCAAATTCAGCCGCTCGTCAGACCTCTCGCGCCACACGAAGGAGCAGcactcgtcgatcgtcaAGCCGTTTGTGTGTGGCGGCGTAAATCCGGACGGCACGGCGTGGGGGTGCGGCAAGCGGTTCTACCGCAAGGACCAGCTGAAAAGCCATCTCAACACCACCAAGGCCGGATATAAGTGTCTGCGGCGCAACTTCGCCATCATGATGGTGCCGGGAGAGCCGGACCCCGCCAGCCTGTACGGCCTCTAG
- a CDS encoding 54S ribosomal protein L40, mitochondrial, whose protein sequence is MSKRYTGVLERLPQHFRDFFMRRADQSQIPAFRSQGKFIPEEKRYTRPEQWKVLEGDRVMFVKGPNKGKIGKVLGLQPFTNSIYTDIAETEPLAVPKQLWQEGQNEYLIDYPKTVSPDDVRVVATLVKEDGTEYDIAAEEVIFKGKYFDEDYKKMMPIRRVKYHEHIIIPWPRPDPAEDCAFSTPPEVAEERSHTENSILQFEQPADFTIESLRDPIMKRPYKWDKQVLKKGDITKLTAPGIPYSETKKAMFEERKQIRESQITEMSAEVMEFIGSRVAEHLNNVTDPNFKQYVDKVSGQHRKQKLARREKEKQLQDLQIKEAEKRNKRAKRASAQ, encoded by the coding sequence ATGTCGAAAAGATACACCGGGGTGTTGGAGAGGCTCCCGCAGCATTTCCGGGACTTTTTCATGAGAAGGGCGGACCAATCACAGATCCCGGCGTTCCGCTCCCAGGGGAAATTCATTCCTGAGGAAAAGAGGTACACTAGGCCTGAACAGTGGAAAGTGCTTGAAGGAGACCGGGTGATGTTTGTGAAAGGTCCAAACAAGGGAAAAATCGGTAAAGTGCTTGGGCTGCAACCGTTCACGAATAGCATTTACACGGACATTGCTGAGACTGAGCCGCTTGCTGTCCCCAAACAACTCTGGCAGGAAGGTCAGAACGAATATCTTATCGACTACCCAAAGACCGTTTCGCCTGACGATGTCAGAGTGGTGGCGACGCTTGTGAAAGAGGACGGCACTGAGTACGATATTGCGGCCGAGGAGGTCATTTTCAAGGGCAAATATTTCGACGAGGACTACAAGAAAATGATGCCTATTCGGAGAGTGAAATACCATGAACATATAATTATTCCCTGGCCCAGACCTGATCCGGCAGAAGACTGTGCTTTTTCGACTCCACCAGAGGTGGCTGAAGAGAGATCACATACTGAAAACTCGATTCTCCAATTCGAACAGCCGGCAGACTTCACCATTGAGTCGCTCAGAGATCCTATCATGAAGAGGCCGTACAAATGGGACAAGCAGGTGTTGAAGAAAGGAGACATTACAAAGTTGACAGCTCCGGGAATTCCATACAGCGAGACCAAGAAGGCCATGTTCGAGGAGAGAAAACAGATTAGAGAGTCTCAAATCACTGAGATGTCTGCCGAAGTGATGGAGTTTATTGGTTCGAGAGTTGCTGAGCATCTCAACAATGTGACCGATCCAAATTTCAAACAGTACGTGGACAAAGTATCGGGACAACACAGAAAGCAGAAACTGGCAAGAAgagagaaggagaaacagCTGCAGGACTTGCAAATTAAAGAGGCCGAAAAACGTAACAAACGAGCTAAAAGGGCCAGTGCTCAATAG
- a CDS encoding 26S protease subunit RPT4 produces MSQEHDPLLAALNEDGQGSNSGGETSSQPQESSEESMRKSALTGLKNKLIEHSQWESRLKEARLGIRDLEKKFTKTEDDIKALQSIGQIIGEVLKQLDEERFIVKASSGPRYIVGCRSTIKREKLKKGVRVALDMTTLTIMRILPREVDPLVYNMTTFEPGEISFSGIGGLTEQVRELREVIELPLKNPELFIRVGIKPPKGVLLYGPPGTGKTLLAKAVAATIGANFIFSPASAIVDKYIGESARLVREMFSYAKEHEPCIIFMDEIDAIGGRRFSEGTSADREIQRTLMELLNQMDGFDYLGQTKVIMATNRPDTLDPALLRAGRLDRKIEIPLPNESGRLEIFKIHTSKIKKQGEFDFEALVKMSDGFNGADIRNVVTEAGFFAIREDRDYIIQSDLMKAVRKMVDNKKLEGKLEYEKL; encoded by the coding sequence ATGAGCCAAGAACACGATCCACTGCTCGCGGCGCTCAATGAGGACGGCCAGGGCTCCAACTCCGGAGGCGAGACATCCTCGCAGCCGCAGGAGTCGTCAGAAGAGTCGATGCGCAAATCGGCGCTCACTGggctgaaaaacaaactGATAGAACACAGTCAATGGGAGAGTCGCCTAAAAGAGGCTCGCCTGGGAATACGAGACCTCGAGAAAAAGTTCACCAAGACAGAGGATGATATCAAGGCATTGCAATCTATCGGCCAGATCATCGGTGAAGTGCTCAAGCagttggacgaggaaagaTTCATAGTGAAGGCTTCTTCAGGACCACGGTACATAGTCGGTTGCCGGTCGACCATCAAGCGGGAAAAACTGAAGAAGGGGGTGCGTGTGGCGCTGGACATGACCACATTGACCATCATGCGCATCTTGCCACGAGAGGTGGACCCATTGGTGTATAATATGACAACGTTTGAGCCGGGCGAAATTTCGTTCAGCGGAATTGGAGGTCTGACCGAACAGGTTCGTGAATTGAGAGAGGTGATCGAATTGCCGCTCAAGAACCCGGAATTATTCATCAGAGTGGGTATCAAGCCCCCTAAAGGTGTGCTGTTGTACGGTCCGCCAGGAACGGGGAAgacgctgctggccaaggcTGTGGCGGCGACGATCGGCGCAAATTTCATTTTCTCGCCTGCCTCGGCCATCGTCGACAAGTACATTGGAGAGTCGGCCAGGCTGGTTAGAGAAATGTTCAGCTACGCAAAAGAACACGAGCCATGCATCATCTTTATGGACGAAATCGACGCCATTGGAGGCCGCAGATTTTCCGAGGGAACGTCCGCAGACAGAGAGATCCAGAGAACGCTGATGGAGCTGCTTAATCAGATGGACGGTTTTGACTACCTTGGACAGACAAAGGTGATCATGGCCACCAATAGACCCGACACTCTAGATCCTGCATTGCTCAGAGCGGGAAGACTTGACAGGAAGATCGAGATCCCATTGCCAAACGAGAGCGGAAGACTGGAGATCTTCAAGATTCATACTTCGAAGATCAAGAAGCAGGGagaatttgattttgaggcGCTGGTCAAGATGAGTGACGGCTTCAACGGTGCAGATATCCGTAACGTTGTCACCGAGGCCGGATTTTTTGCCATCAGAGAGGACAGAGACTACATCATTCAAAGCGACTTGATGAAGGCTGTGAGAAAGATGGtcgacaacaagaaacTGGAAGGCAAGCTCGAGTATGAAAAGTTATAG
- a CDS encoding Gamma subunit of the translation initiation factor eIF2B — protein sequence MEFHAVIFCGKGSGLSPISAVKETGVPKALLPVANRPMIQYVLEWCDRAPFRQITIFTETSTLGKISKFVDTYKESRDPDLARTSPIECIGADASTTGLILSQHKDHILKNTQNFVLLPCDFITDVPPQVLVEVFRGQENNNIGLSVCYNNSFENIDTNKVLKSNYTMYSAQNGQSVLLDLYSKGSVALSKFLKIRTHLLWRYPNTQVSTNLLDSFIFFGDARLFKMLDEHAGGLTANKAAIKIKRDLARRSWRHSVEKETMGLFILPANSTFARCNNLPVYMEANRYILKLQARDNTSVQKPKAEKPKNTATVGADSKVGEETVLGERTSVKRSVIGNRCKIGNKCRITACVLLDGVVLEDDIQLENCIIGTNTQIGAGTRLVNCNVEGSYAVGHKVSLKGETLTNLQLDLEDEEGSYGAIEETSSEDDSDGSGGSNYDDESFEEEEYDEDIFDRT from the coding sequence ATGGAGTTTCATGCTGTTATATTTTGCGGAAAGGGTTCTGGCCTATCCCCGATCTCTGCCGTGAAGGAAACAGGTGTGCCGAAGGCGCTATTGCCCGTGGCGAACCGGCCAATGATTCAGTACGTTCTCGAATGGTGCGACAGGGCTCCCTTCCGTCAAATCACCATCTTCACAGAAACCAGCACATTGGGCAAGATCTCCAAGTTTGTCGATACATACAAGGAGTCGCGGGATCCGGACTTGGCCAGAACGAGTCCCATTGAATGCATTGGCGCCGACGCGTCGACGACGGGCCTGATCTTGTCGCAGCACAAGGACCATATCCTGAAAAACACCCAAAACTTTGTGCTTTTGCCGTGCGACTTCATCACTGACGTGCCGCCGCAGGTGCTTGTCGAGGTGTTCCGTGGTCAggaaaataataatatCGGGCTGTCTGTGTGCTACAACAACAGTTTTGAGAACATCGACACAAACAAGGTGCTCAAGAGTAATTACACGATGTACTCGGCTCAGAACGGGCAGTCGGTACTCTTGGACCTGTATTCGAAGGGCTCAGTCGCCCTGTCCAAATTCCTGAAAATCAGAACTCATCTGCTCTGGCGATACCCAAACACCCAGGTCTCGACCAACCTGCTGGACtcgtttatttttttcggCGACGCCCGATTATTTAAGATGCTAGACGAACACGCAGGTGGACTCACTGCGAACAAGGCGgccatcaaaatcaaacgGGACCTTGCAAGACGGTCCTGGCGACATTCCGTGGAAAAAGAGACGATGGGGCTGTTTATCCTGCCTGCCAACTCCACATTTGCCCGGTGCAACAACCTGCCCGTCTACATGGAAGCCAATCGGTACATTTTAAAATTGCAGGCGAGAGACAACACGTCTGTGCAGAAACCCAAGGCAGAAAAGCCGAAAAACACAGCGACCGTGGGCGCCGACTCGAAAGTGGGCGAGGAAACCGTGCTGGGAGAGAGAACCAGCGTGAAACGGTCTGTGATTGGTAACAGGTGCAAAATCGGCAACAAGTGTCGTATCACGGCCtgcgtgctgctggacggcGTGGTATTGGAGGACGACATCCAGCTGGAGAACTGCATTATCGGCACCAACACTCAGATCGGCGCCGGAACCAGGCTGGTCAACTGTAACGTGGAGGGATCGTACGCGGTTGGACACAAGGTGAGTCTGAAGGGAGAGACGCTCACGAATTTGCAACTGGAtctggaggacgaggagggcTCATACGGCGCGATTGAGGAGACGTCGTCGGAGGACGACTCTGATGGTAGCGGTGGAAGCaactacgacgacgagagttttgaggaggaggagtACGATGAGGATATTTTTGATAGGACATAG